The Cygnus atratus isolate AKBS03 ecotype Queensland, Australia chromosome 2, CAtr_DNAZoo_HiC_assembly, whole genome shotgun sequence genome window below encodes:
- the DIPK1C gene encoding divergent protein kinase domain 1C, protein MRGAGGCWKRLRLRGRRRSSAAFLLAWAACWLGLSASLLALLRRGAFPGRCTDESGRSILARLCLDYSSGALTGDLCEDLCVAQKLVYKHCLYYDRGKKVIQADWRGQPIILKSKKEIFSSYQHLSILEEVETQDITETELLLMAALEVKNVLGLELSNNTMGPLWTRRKGPHWKAQVASMWSLLQQEEYIFFSLLQDFSKHVLRIIGSCGHFYAVEYLTAGHAWHKTLFPLEDMVGPSLTGHRSRVRAIIDIALSFLDMVQHFDNDFSHRLHLCDIKPENFAIRHDLTVVAIDVDMAFFEPKMRDILEQNCTGDDDCNFFDCFSKCNLKIRKCGAQRANNNLQVICDKIFRRWFSPSLRGPLVSFPLQPQLQKAVQECAEPGRVDAAGHQRPLNSLSELYHLLRVSQRELLRAE, encoded by the exons ATGAGGGGCGCCGGGGGCTGCTGGAAGCGGCTGCGGCTCAGGGGCCGGCGGAGGAGCTCGGCCGCCTTCCTCCTGGCTTGGGCCGCCTGCTGGCTGGGGCTCAGCGCCTCGCTCCTCGCCCTCCTCCGCCGGGGAGCCTTCCCCGGGCGCTGCACGGACGAGAGCGGCCGCAGCATCCTGGCCAGGCTG TGTCTTGACTACAGCAGCGGAGCCCTGACCGGTGACCTCTGTGAGGACCTGTGTGTGGCACAGAAGCTGGTGTACAAACACTGCCTGTACTACGACAGAGGGAAGAAGGTCATCCAGGCTGACTGGAGAGGCCAGCCCATCATCCTGAAATCCAAAAAGGAAATCTTCTCCAGCTACCAGCATCTCAGCATACTAGAGGAGGTGGAAACACAGGATATCACCGAAACGGAGCTCCTGCTGATGGCAGCCTTGGAGGTCAAAAATGTTCTGGGTCTGGAACTGTCCAACAACACCATGGGGCCCCTGTGGACAAGGAGGAAGGGACCCCATTGGAAAGCACAGGTGGCCAGCATGTGGTCCTTGCTCCAGCAGGAGGAATATATCTTCTTCAGTTTGCTTCAGGACTTCAGCAAACATGTGCTACGAATTATTGGCTCTTGTGGACACTTCTATGCCGTGGAGTATCTCACAGCTGGACATGCCTGGCACAAAACTCTTTTTCCCTTGGAAGACATGGTTGGTCCCTCCCTTACTGGCCACAGAAGCAGAGTGAGAGCCATCATTGACATCGCACTCAGCTTTCTGGACATGGTGCAGCATTTTGATAATGATTTCTCTCACCGACTTCACCTGTGTGACATCAAACCAGAAAACTTTGCTATCAGGCACGATCTCACG GTGGTGGCCATCGATGTGGATATGGCCTTTTTTGAGCCCAAAATGAGGGACATCCTTGAACAGAACTGCACAGGAGATGACGACTGTAatttttttgattgcttttcaaaatgcaatctgaaaatcagaaaatgtggaGCACAGAGAGCCAATAACAACTTGCAA GTCATCTGTGACAAAATATTCCGCCGATGGTTTTCTCCCAGCCTCAGAGGGCCGCTGGTTTCCTTCCCCCTGCAGCcgcagctgcagaaagctgtgcagGAGTGTGCAGAGCCGGGGCGTGTGGATGCTGCTGGGCACCAGAGACCCCTGAATTCTCTCTCCGAATTGTACCACCTGCTTCGGGTCAGTCAGCGAGAACTGCTGAGGGCAGAGTAG